A genomic window from Salvia miltiorrhiza cultivar Shanhuang (shh) chromosome 5, IMPLAD_Smil_shh, whole genome shotgun sequence includes:
- the LOC130986190 gene encoding salviol synthase-like, with protein MDFQFPSLVLCIQILLPTLIFLTFIRNKKRNAKLPPGPWRLPLLGNMHNMISGDAPHRVLHKLSQKFGPVMHLQLGELSVAVISSPEAAKQVMKTHDIQFASRSPIIVAEIISYGSTSITFGPYGEYWRQLRKITTLELLSMKRVQSFRWLREKVFVGLARKFASMEGSPINFSKEFNVATFSLISRAALGDNNKQVESLHYMINELAELSAGFDVADVFPSIKLFQWMSRLKKRVLVIHKDIDKILEDVIHQHRAVKKTDHEDILDVLLEYQQDGLDFSLTKDNVKAVIVDMLAGGSETSGTTVEWAMAELLKNPRVLEKAQEEVRRVFEGEASIDESRIPECKYLKLVVKETLRMHPALPLMLPRKCRETCEVDGYEIPENAKVIVNGWAINRDPKYWKDADCFQPERFLDNLVDFKGNHFEFLPFGSGRRMCPGMSFGLANVELPLALYLYHFDWKLGGGMKPEDLDMEDGFGLTARRLKQLYLVPTVKKPLPVQ; from the exons ATGGACTTCCAGTTTCCATCTCTAGTGCTGTGCATCCAAATCTTGTTGCCCACTCTCATATTCCTCACATTTATCAGAAACAAAAAGAGAAATGCGAAACTCCCACCGGGGCCATGGAGGCTGCCCTTGCTCGGAAACATGCACAACATGATCAGCGGCGACGCTCCTCACCGCGTGCTGCACAAACTCTCCCAGAAGTTCGGGCCAGTGATGCACCTCCAGCTAGGCGAGCTGTCGGTGGCCGTGATCTCGTCACCGGAGGCGGCCAAGCAAGTGATGAAGACTCACGACATACAGTTCGCGTCCCGGTCCCCGATCATAGTCGCGGAGATAATCAGCTACGGGTCCACCAGCATCACGTTCGGGCCCTACGGCGAGTACTGGAGGCAGCTCCGGAAGATCACGACGCTGGAGCTCCTGAGCATGAAGCGCGTGCAGTCATTCCGGTGGCTGAGGGAGAAGGTGTTCGTGGGTCTCGCCAGGAAGTTCGCTTCCATGGAGGGCTCTCCCATCAACTTCTCCAAGGAGTTCAACGTCGCAACTTTCAGCCTTATCTCGAGGGCGGCTCTGGGTGATAATAACAAGCAGGTTGAGTCTCTGCACTACATGATCAACGAGCTCGCCGAGCTGTCGGCGGGATTCGATGTAGCTGACGTCTTCCCTTCCATCAAATTGTTCCAATGGATGAGTCGACTGAAGAAGAGGGTTTTGGTTATACACAAAGATATAGATAAGATACTCGAGGATGTCATCCACCAGCACCGAGCTGTCAAGAAGACCGACCATGAAGATATTCTCGATGTTCTTCTCGAATATCAGCAAGATGGACTTGATTTTTCTCTCACCAAGGACAACGTCAAAGCTGTCATCGTG gATATGTTGGCCGGTGGAAGCGAGACGTCGGGAACGACAGTGGAATGGGCGATGGCTGAACTGCTGAAAAATCCAAGAGTCCTTGAGAAGGCGCAAGAAGAGGTGAGGCGGGTGTTCGAGGGAGAAGCAAGCATAGACGAATCGCGCATTCCTGAATGCAAGTATCTGAAGCTGGTGGTGAAGGAGACGCTGCGGATGCATCCGGCGCTGCCTCTCATGCTTCCGAGGAAATGCCGTGAGACATGCGAGGTTGACGGATACGAGATACCCGAGAACGCCAAAGTCATCGTCAATGGATGGGCTATCAACAGAGACCCCAAGTACTGGAAAGATGCAGACTGCTTCCAACCGGAGAGATTTCTTGATAATTTGGTGGATTTCAAGGGAAACCATTTTGAATTCCTCCCATTTGGTAGTGGGAGGAGGATGTGCCCCGGGATGTCATTTGGCCTCGCCAACGTTGAGCTTCCGCTTGCTCTCTATCTCTACCATTTCGATTGGAAATTAGGCGGTGGGATGAAACCTGAAGATTTGGATATGGAGGATGGGTTTGGCTTGACTGCGAGGAGGCTCAAACAGCTCTATCTTGTACCCACCGTGAAAAAGCCTTTGCCTGTTCAATAA